One region of Erythrolamprus reginae isolate rEryReg1 chromosome 12, rEryReg1.hap1, whole genome shotgun sequence genomic DNA includes:
- the DUSP11 gene encoding RNA/RNP complex-1-interacting phosphatase: MAWRSGGRLGARAGRLGLPFRGPEEFSRPEEQACGGWTHARYFAPRAGGAAQGGGGVGVPGAPPLRRGAWQGPPGSPGSGPAHGRKPEAAETGCPGQQGPGGDGPRAAMGKQKTILPDRWTDYLPLGKRMSGTRFIAFKVPLHKRFEWRLAPEERFSPLDLVTQVKEQEEELGLIIDLTRTTRYYEPVELPDTLQYCKISTIGHKVPNNAVVSEFKSAVQEFLRENQHNDKLIGVHCTHGVNRTGYLVCRYLIDVEGMDPNMAIELFNRSRGHSIERKNYISALQRTSGTRNPPHHMDVPQRDWTKGPVAYSPSPDYEVDGYGTPHWNRAPRNVPFRGGGRRQKRKHCQSWNQNFTTSTYYGEGNQAYSPQYPPAADYGYQRSGHYVGPSNRPFFSQEQFQGYQTSFQELNPHGSLEQHRHQIDKQHYWNS; encoded by the exons ATGGCGTGGAGGTCCGGAGGGCGGCTGGGCGCGCGGGCCGGCAGACTGGGCCTCCCCTTTCGGGGCCCGGAGGAGTTTTCCAGGCCGGAGGAACAGGCCTGTGGCGGGTGGACGCATGCGCGCTACTTCGCCCCGCGTGCAGGTGGCGCTGCTCAGGGCGGCGGCGGCGTCGGAGTCCCTGGGGCGCCCCCGCTGCGCCGTGGCGCCTGGCAGGGCCCTCCCGGAAGCCCCGGCTCCGGCCCCGCCCACGGCCGGAAGCCGGAAGCGGCGGAGACCGGGTGTCCCGGGCAACAGGGTCCAGGCGGCGACGGGCCGAGGGCGGCCATGGGGAAGCAGAAGACCATCCTTCCGGACAG GTGGACTGATTATCTGCCTCTTGGAAAAAGAATGTCTGGGACCCGCTTCATTGCCTTTAAAGTTCCTCTTCACAAG AGGTTCGAATGGAGGCTTGCCCCAGAAGAGCGGTTTTCTCCCTTAGACCTGGTCACTCAAGTCAAGGAGCAGGAAGAGGAACTTGGTTTGATCATTGATTTAACACGCACAACACGCTATTATGAGCCAGTG GAGCTACCAGATACCCTGCAATATTGTAAAATTTCAACAATCGGACATAAAGTACCTAATAATGCTGTAGTTTCTGAATTCAAAAGCGCTGTGCAAGAATTCCTGAGAGAGAACCAGCATAATG ACAAACTGATTGGCGTCCACTGTACACATGGCGTGAATCGAACAGGTTACCTTGTTTGCAG ATACCTTATTGATGTTGAAGGAATGGATCCAAACATGGCAATAGAAT TATTCAACAGATCCAGGGGACATTCTATAGAGAGGAAGAATTATATTTCTGCTCTTCAGAGAACATCTGGAACAAG GAACCCTCCTCACCACATGGACGTTCCACAACGGGATTGGACGAAGGGGCCTGTTGCTTATTCCCCAAGTCCCGATTATGAAGTTGATGGCTATGGGACACCACACTGGAACCGTGCACCaag GAATGTTCCATTTAGGGGAGGTGGACGAAGGCAAAAAAG GAAACATTGTCAGAGCTGGAACCAGAATTTCACCACCTCCACCTATTACGGCGAAGGGAACCAAGCTTACAGTCCACAATATCCGCCTGCAGCTGACTATGGGTATCAGAGATCGGGTCATTATGTCGGGCCCAGCAATAGGCCATTCTTCTCCCAGGAACAGTTTCAAGGATATCAAACTTCTTTTCAAGAACTAAATCCTCATGGCTCGCTGGAACAACATAGACATCAAATAGACAAACAACACTATTGGAACTCTTAA
- the STAMBP gene encoding STAM-binding protein produces the protein MPDYADISLPPEDRVRGLIHMGSSVEVNEDIPPRRYYRSGVEIIRMATIYSEEGNIEHAFILYNKYITLFIEKLPKHREYKTAIIPEKRETVKKLKEVAFPKAEELKKELLVKYNKEYAEYNIQKKKQEEALARHVALQQQLAEERQRVARMKQQQAEQEQFHAFEDMIRRQELEKERLRVAQQFGTATLGPSEGPLIPGVLQPPTDPQTLMSGGQPLSPAGGSGLPRPPVVDRSLKPGTLGNSENSTDIDGLRHIIVPRDLCHKFLQLADANTARGVETCGILCGKLMRNEFTITHVIVPKQHGGPDYCNTESEEELFLIQDQNSLITLGWIHTHPTQTAFLSSVDLHTHCSYQMMLPESIAIVCSPKYQETGFFKLTEHGMEEISSCRQKGFHPHCKDPPLFTTCHHVSIMAEEVTVLDLR, from the exons ATGCCTGACTATGCAGATATCAGCCTGCCCCCAGAAGACCGGGTCAGGGGTCTTATCCATATGGGGAGTAGTGTGGAGGTGAATGAAGATATCCCACCACGAAGATACTACCGTTCAGGTGTTGAAATCATCCGGATGGCAACTATTTATTCAGAAGAAGGCAACATTGAACATGCCTTTATATTGTACAACAAATACATTAC GCTTTTCATAGAGAAACTCCCCAAACACCGTGAATATAAAACTGCAATCATCCCAGAGAAGAGAGAGACGGTGAAA AAACTAAAAGAGGTTGCATTTCCTAAAGCAGAGGAGCTGAAAAAGGAGCTTTTGGTGAAATACAACAAGGAATATGCAGAATACAACATACAGAAG AAGAAGCAAGAGGAGGCCCTTGCCCGCCACGTGGCCCTGCAGCAACAGCTGGCGGAGGAGAGGCAGCGGGTGGCGCGCATGAAGCAGCAGCAGGCGGAGCAGGAGCAGTTCCACGCCTTCGAAGACATGATCAGGCGCCAGGAGCTGGAGAAAGAGCGGCTGAGGGTGGCGCAGCAATTTGGGACAGCGACTCTGGGCCCCTCGGAGGGCCCCTTAATACCTGGCGTGCTCCAGCCCCCCACCGACCCCCAAACTCTGATGTCCGGTGGTCAACCCTTGAGCCCCGCTGGAGGAAGTGGACTGCCAAGGCCTCCCGTAGTGGACAGGTCGCTAAAACCCGGCACGCTGGGCAACTCAGAAAACA GCACGGACATAGATGGTCTTCGCCACATCATTGTCCCCCGGGACCTGTGCCATAAATTCCTGCAGTTGGCCGATGCAAACACAGCCAGAGGTGTGGAGACATGTGGGATCCTTTGTGGGAAGCTG ATGAGGAATGAATTCACCATCACCCACGTCATTGTTCCCAAGCAGCATGGAGGCCCCGACTACTGCAACACGGAGAGTGAGGAGGAGCTCTTCCTCATCCAGGACCAGAACAGCCTCATCACCTTGGGGTGGATCCAC ACTCACCCCACTCAAACGGCCTTCCTCTCCAGCGTGGATCTGCACACCCACTGCTCCTATCAGATGATGTTGCCAGAGTCCATAGCCATTGTTTGCTCACCCAAGTATCAAGA GACGGGGTTCTTTAAACTGACCGAGCACGGGATGGAGGAGATCTCTTCCTGCAGACAGAAAGGATTCCACCCCCACTGCAAAGATCCCCCTCTCTTTACT aCGTGCCACCACGTGTCCATCATGGCCGAAGAAGTGACAGTGCTGGACCTCCGGTGA